The sequence ATGCGAAAAAGTCTGCCGCCGCCGACAGGTCGATACGCCCATTTCAATACGTGAAACAGTTAGTTTAATAAGCTCAGAAAATTTGAAATCTTATAAGAATTTCAAGCTTGAAAAAGAATTTAATAAAAACAAAAAGATTGCAATTGTAGGAGCAGGCTTATCGGGTTTGGGGTGTGCGTATCATTTGTTGCAGAAAGCTTACGATTGTACTATTTTTGAAAAAAATGAAAAAGCCGGTAGTAGTTTAAGGGAATTCTCGGAAGAAGAAATGCCGGAAAGTTTGTTAGAAACCGAAATCGAAAATCTTAAAATAAATGGTGCTAAATTTGTTTTTAATCAAAAAATTGATGGTCAAAGAATTGAAAATCTGAAAAACGAATTTGATATTATCCTTATAGCTAACGGTTCGGTATTTAACTTTCTTGAAAAGGAAACTATTTCAAAAAATATTAGAAAAATTGATAACAACAAACCCATCTTTTACAAAAATGATAGAAAAATTGTTATTTGCTCAAGTGTTTTTCAAAACAAAGAAAAATTAGTAAAAATATTGGCTTTGGCAAAAAATACTGCAACTGTTGTGGATAGTTTATTCATTGAAAAAAAAACCAACAGTTATGTGAGATTTTTTAATTCGAAATTTGGAAACCTACGTGAACATGAAATAAATGAATATTTGAAAGAAACAGAAATTGGAATAGAAGAAAGAAAAAAAACAGAGCCAACAAAACAAATCTCAAAAAATGAGATTATGGCCGAAGCTCAAAGTTGTATGAGTTGCGATTGCCGAAAACCAGTTTCTTGCAAACTCAGAATTTATTCTAATCAGTATGACGCAAAACAGAGAAAATATGGTTTTGGAGAAAGGAAATCTTTGCAAAAATATTTTGAGCATCCCGATATTGTATTTGAACCCGAAAAATGTATAAAATGCGGGCTCTGCATAAAAATTGCAAACAAAAATGTCGAAAAAACCGGATTAAGTTTTTTTGGCAGAGGCTTCGATATGAAAGTTGATATTCCTTTCGATAGAGCTATAAATGAGGCAATTACAAAATCGGCAGAAGAGTGTGTAGAAGTTTGCCCTACTGGTGCAATTTCTGATAAAGCATTTTTCGAAAATAAAAATCGAATTTCCTGACATGAAAATTTGTCTTATTCGCAATTATTAATATTTAAAAAATGAATATTTTAAGGAAAATTATATTATTAATATTTGCTTCTTCAGTATTTCTTAGTGCTTTTTCGCAAGAAAAGACTTGCTGGAAATCGCACAGGTTTGATGCATCTTTATGTGGAAAAACAGATTTGGAGCTTAAAAAACTGTACAAACTAAAATGGACTTATAAAACTGAAGATGCCATTAAATCGTCACCCATTGTTTGCAAGGACAAAATCTTTGTTGGCTCTGACGATGGTTTTGTCTATTCGATTTTTTTGAACGGAAAGTTAAATTGGAAATATAAGGCTGAAACATCGGTTGAGGCAGCTCCGCTTTTACTGGATAATTTAATAATTGTAGGCACTCTCGAAGGAATTTTGCTTGCTTTAGATTCGGAAACAGGCAAATTAATTTGGAAATATTCTTGTGATGGTCAAATCTCCGGAGCTGCAAATTGGGCATATTCAAAAAAAAGAAAGCACAACATTGTTTTGGTTGGAAGTTACGATTACAATCTTCATTGTTTAAATTCTGCAAATGGCGAGCTTTTATGGAAATATGAGTCGGACAATTTTATTAATGGAACTCCGGCAATAAATGATGAAATTGCAGTTTTTGGTGGTTGCGATGGTTTTTTGCATTTGGTGAAAATTGAAAACGGCCAAGCAATTGATAAAATCGAAATTGGAACTTACATTGCTTCATCGCCTGTGCTTGTCAATGATTTTGCATTTTTTGGAAACTATGATGGCGATTTTTATAAAATAAATCTATCGTCGAAAAAAGCTACATGGACAAACAAAAATACAGGAGCTTATATTGGGGCTCCTGCTGTTTCAGACAGTTTTGTTGTGGTTGGTTCGAACAATAAAAATTTGTATTGTTTCGACACGAGCAATGGGGATTTAATTTGGAAGTTTAAAACATTGCAAAAAATTGATAGTTCGCCAATAATTACAAAAAAATCGGTAGTAATAAGTTCAACTGATGGAAGAATTTATATTATTGATAAAAATTCAGGAAAGAAAAAATGGTCGTATGAAATTGGAAGTGCGATAGTTAGCACTCCGGCGGTAACAAAGAATTTCATAATTGTAGGAGCAACAGATGGTAAAATCTACACTTTCGAAGGATTTTGATTCTTGCTTAAAATTTGGAAGTTGGTAGCAAAAAAAGTTAAGAGCGAATAAGTTTTAGGACAGTTATTCTATTTTTTTTGAATATGTTTTTTAATCATTTTAATTAAATCTGATGCTTTCGCAGGTTTTTTTAAATAGTCATCGCATCCGGCATTTAAACTTTTCTCTTCGTCGCCATAAAGGGCGTAGGCTGTATAAGCAATTATTGGCAAATTTTTATTGATTACTCTTATTTTAGTTGAAGTTTCGTAACCATCAAGTTCGGGCATTCTAATATCCATGATGACAAGGTCTATATTTTGGTTGTAAACAATAAAATCTAATGCTTCTTTTCCATTTTTTGCCCATAATGTTTTTGCCTCAAATTTTTTCAAAACCATTTCGATTAGTGCAAAATTTGATTCTTCGTCTTCAACAATAAGAATTGTTTTTCCTTTTAAAGTGTTTATTTTGTCTTCCGTAATTGTGCTTTCTTCCGATACAAATAATTTTTTTGAGATTTTTATCGGAATATCTACAAAAAATGTTGAACCTTTTCCTAATTCAGATTTTATTGAAATTGTTCCACCAAGCAAGTCTGTAAGTTTTTTTGATATTGTTAGTCCTATTCCAGCACCTTCGTATTTTCTTGTATGTGATTCTTCTACTTGACGGAATTTTTCAAAAATATAATTGAAATATTTTTGATCGATACCAATTCCCATATCTTGTACGAAAAATTGTATGTGTTTTTGGTTTTCTTTCACTATCACTTTATATCCGTATTTAATGTTTATTACATCTTTC is a genomic window of Bacteroidota bacterium containing:
- a CDS encoding NAD(P)-binding protein — encoded protein: MVKINIDDKKYEVDAGTTILDATKKAGIEIPTMCYLKGISNQASCMLCVVKNCDNGELLTSCAVKAEEGMNISTKDKEIFEARKSALELLLSDHVGDCEAPCRIACPLFLQIPAMNRNFAANNFDYTLKVIKEEIAFPLIMCRICSAPCEKVCRRRQVDTPISIRETVSLISSENLKSYKNFKLEKEFNKNKKIAIVGAGLSGLGCAYHLLQKAYDCTIFEKNEKAGSSLREFSEEEMPESLLETEIENLKINGAKFVFNQKIDGQRIENLKNEFDIILIANGSVFNFLEKETISKNIRKIDNNKPIFYKNDRKIVICSSVFQNKEKLVKILALAKNTATVVDSLFIEKKTNSYVRFFNSKFGNLREHEINEYLKETEIGIEERKKTEPTKQISKNEIMAEAQSCMSCDCRKPVSCKLRIYSNQYDAKQRKYGFGERKSLQKYFEHPDIVFEPEKCIKCGLCIKIANKNVEKTGLSFFGRGFDMKVDIPFDRAINEAITKSAEECVEVCPTGAISDKAFFENKNRIS
- a CDS encoding PQQ-binding-like beta-propeller repeat protein, with protein sequence MNILRKIILLIFASSVFLSAFSQEKTCWKSHRFDASLCGKTDLELKKLYKLKWTYKTEDAIKSSPIVCKDKIFVGSDDGFVYSIFLNGKLNWKYKAETSVEAAPLLLDNLIIVGTLEGILLALDSETGKLIWKYSCDGQISGAANWAYSKKRKHNIVLVGSYDYNLHCLNSANGELLWKYESDNFINGTPAINDEIAVFGGCDGFLHLVKIENGQAIDKIEIGTYIASSPVLVNDFAFFGNYDGDFYKINLSSKKATWTNKNTGAYIGAPAVSDSFVVVGSNNKNLYCFDTSNGDLIWKFKTLQKIDSSPIITKKSVVISSTDGRIYIIDKNSGKKKWSYEIGSAIVSTPAVTKNFIIVGATDGKIYTFEGF